A single Kitasatospora sp. NBC_00374 DNA region contains:
- the dndC gene encoding DNA phosphorothioation system sulfurtransferase DndC, translating into MNQVVIPGLGPTRRKSWFGDLNAHEAIDRLLQEIRALYTEDDVPWVIGYSGGKDSTLVLLLAWLAVAGLPAEQRRKKVYVISTDTLVENPVVSAWVGGHLEALRSAAAEQDLPFEVHRLTPEVKDSFWVCLIGRGYAAPRPKFRWCTERMKIKPSGKFIRDVVSRHGQVILLLGTRKAESQARARTMARHERGRVRDKLSPNGSLPNSLVYTPIEDLTNDDVWVSLMLHSRLPWGRDAKELLALYQGASPDAECPLVVDTTTPSCGDSRFGCWTCTMVTADKSMTAMISNNEDHDWMRPLLSLRDALDVEDDRDLREFTRASGRLHVHHGRLVHGLYTQQARADWLRQLLTVQQAARERAPQEFREIELITQAELEEIRRIWVLDKHEIEDLVPQIWEESTGAPWPGMRSFDEAFAIPKDSLDILAEVCGDDTRMYEATRNLLDIERRFRVMGRRAGLYGELEKCLSRYMFDTEEEALAHALQHQEPAPDEDEQLSLFEGRLPL; encoded by the coding sequence GTGAACCAAGTCGTCATTCCGGGGCTGGGCCCCACCCGCCGCAAGTCGTGGTTCGGTGACCTCAACGCCCACGAGGCCATCGACCGACTGCTCCAGGAGATCCGCGCGCTCTACACCGAGGACGACGTGCCGTGGGTCATCGGCTACTCCGGCGGCAAGGACTCCACCCTGGTCCTGCTGCTCGCCTGGCTGGCCGTGGCCGGCCTTCCGGCGGAGCAGCGGCGCAAGAAGGTCTACGTCATCAGTACCGACACCCTGGTCGAGAACCCGGTCGTCTCGGCCTGGGTCGGCGGGCATCTGGAGGCGCTGCGGTCGGCCGCCGCAGAGCAGGACCTCCCGTTCGAGGTGCACCGGTTGACGCCGGAGGTGAAGGACTCGTTCTGGGTGTGCCTGATCGGCCGCGGGTACGCGGCGCCGAGGCCGAAGTTCCGCTGGTGCACCGAGCGGATGAAGATCAAGCCGTCGGGGAAGTTCATCCGCGACGTGGTCTCCCGGCACGGGCAGGTGATCCTGCTTCTCGGCACGCGCAAGGCGGAGTCGCAGGCCAGGGCGCGCACGATGGCCCGGCACGAGCGGGGCCGGGTGCGGGACAAGCTGTCGCCGAACGGCTCGCTGCCGAACTCGCTCGTCTACACGCCGATCGAGGATCTGACGAACGACGATGTGTGGGTGTCCCTGATGCTGCACTCCCGGCTGCCGTGGGGTCGGGACGCGAAGGAGCTGCTGGCCCTGTACCAGGGGGCTTCCCCGGACGCCGAGTGCCCGCTGGTGGTCGACACGACGACGCCTTCCTGCGGGGACAGCCGGTTCGGGTGCTGGACCTGCACGATGGTGACCGCGGACAAGTCGATGACGGCGATGATCAGCAACAACGAGGACCATGACTGGATGCGGCCGCTGCTGTCGCTGCGCGACGCCCTGGACGTCGAGGACGACCGGGACCTGCGCGAGTTCACCCGCGCCAGCGGCCGGCTGCACGTCCACCACGGCCGCCTGGTCCATGGCCTGTACACCCAGCAGGCCCGCGCCGACTGGCTGCGTCAGCTGCTGACGGTCCAGCAGGCGGCCCGTGAGCGGGCCCCGCAGGAGTTCCGGGAGATCGAGCTCATCACCCAGGCGGAGCTGGAGGAGATCCGCCGGATCTGGGTGCTCGACAAGCACGAGATCGAGGACCTGGTCCCGCAGATCTGGGAGGAGAGCACCGGCGCGCCGTGGCCGGGGATGCGCAGCTTCGACGAAGCCTTCGCGATCCCGAAGGACTCCCTGGACATCCTGGCCGAGGTCTGCGGGGACGACACCCGGATGTACGAGGCGACGCGCAACCTCCTGGACATCGAGCGGCGCTTTCGCGTGATGGGCCGCCGGGCGGGCCTGTACGGCGAGCTGGAGAAGTGTCTGAGCCGGTACATGTTCGACACCGAGGAGGAGGCCCTGGCCCACGCTCTGCAGCACCAGGAACCGGCACCCGACGAGGACGAGCAGCTGAGCCTGTTCGAAGGCCGGCTCCCCCTGTGA
- a CDS encoding site-specific integrase yields the protein MLAPMHAEIVRVPVSDELAYWTVLAGPTLAVVGDIDDHLRHLRFGRAREESTTKTYAGHLKRLHVWCDERGLSRSEAALRLSTYVMHLRTTPRATSGRGYGRLPEESTLAPALAAIHGFYLHLADLGHVEAAAIDALFTTVPAQVGGGTVVVRPRIRVDSRPSHASARRPAATHEEFTAVLRAAETARDRCMVAVMACCALRVGQLVSLRREDIHFVPAGRTVPGCSYIQGPHLHLRKRGGHPKGAANKNRGTVILPVPSPVEMLYADWLRERIGIRRAADSPWAFVTFPGPIGDPGGEALSARRVQDLLADLSAQAGLRHLHPHMLRHTFGETAADLDIARDVLQRLLGHSDVASQDVYRTVGDAKIVIAANAISDQFFGPS from the coding sequence ATGCTGGCGCCGATGCACGCGGAGATCGTGCGCGTCCCGGTGAGCGATGAGCTCGCCTACTGGACGGTCCTGGCTGGGCCCACACTGGCCGTGGTCGGCGATATCGACGATCACCTTCGTCACCTGCGATTCGGCCGGGCACGCGAGGAGTCAACGACCAAGACCTACGCTGGCCACCTGAAGCGGCTTCATGTCTGGTGTGACGAGCGCGGACTCTCCAGGAGCGAAGCGGCTTTGCGGCTGTCGACGTACGTGATGCACCTGCGGACCACACCCCGGGCGACCAGCGGCCGCGGGTACGGACGGCTGCCGGAGGAGTCGACGCTTGCGCCGGCTCTGGCCGCGATCCACGGGTTCTACCTGCACCTGGCCGACCTCGGGCACGTCGAGGCCGCCGCCATCGACGCGCTGTTCACGACGGTCCCCGCTCAGGTCGGCGGCGGGACCGTCGTGGTCAGGCCGCGCATCCGCGTCGACTCTCGGCCGAGTCACGCCTCGGCGCGGCGGCCGGCAGCGACGCACGAGGAGTTCACCGCTGTCCTGCGGGCGGCAGAGACCGCCCGGGACCGGTGCATGGTGGCGGTTATGGCCTGCTGCGCACTGCGGGTGGGGCAGCTGGTGTCGCTCAGGCGCGAGGACATCCACTTCGTCCCGGCAGGCCGAACGGTGCCGGGGTGCTCCTACATCCAGGGTCCACACCTGCACCTGCGCAAGCGAGGCGGGCATCCGAAAGGGGCGGCCAACAAGAACCGCGGAACCGTCATCCTGCCGGTGCCCAGCCCGGTGGAGATGCTGTACGCCGACTGGCTGCGGGAGCGGATCGGCATCCGGCGAGCGGCCGACAGCCCGTGGGCCTTCGTCACCTTCCCCGGGCCTATTGGCGATCCGGGCGGCGAAGCACTCAGCGCCCGGCGGGTCCAGGACCTGCTGGCCGACCTCTCCGCACAGGCCGGCCTGCGGCACCTCCACCCCCACATGCTCCGGCATACCTTCGGCGAGACGGCCGCTGACCTCGACATCGCGCGAGACGTCCTCCAGCGCCTGCTCGGCCACAGCGACGTCGCCAGCCAGGACGTCTACCGCACGGTCGGCGACGCGAAGATCGTGATCGCCGCCAACGCCATCTCCGACCAGTTCTTCGGACCGTCATGA